One region of Juglans regia cultivar Chandler chromosome 4, Walnut 2.0, whole genome shotgun sequence genomic DNA includes:
- the LOC108991093 gene encoding G-type lectin S-receptor-like serine/threonine-protein kinase At1g11330 isoform X1, which produces MGLVRSMINLSYFLVFLSSFCLEFGHATDTITALNFIKDSETIISNGGRFVLGFFSPTNSTYRYVGIWYRRDSTTRAIWVANRNKPLKTTSGFLTIAEDGNLVVLDGEKTILWSSNVTSSVSNMSARLLDTGNLVLQENNTGLITWESFQHPSDSWLAEMKAGTNATTGKNVRLTSWKSPSDPAVGTFSAGTYSFDLPEAYIWNGSSPHWRSGPWNGMVFIGIPTMNGGYLDGINLVEDKEGSFYFAFDFLNKSAQFHYVLSAEGNVLKAFSINGNYWVVMWSSLMSECDVYGKCGAYGHCNPEDKPICSCLEGFEPKNIEEWNREDWTSGCVRRTPLQCMRLSTGGKDGKKDGFLEVKMMKTPSLANLSSVLEDSCRYRCLEDCSCTAYAYVAGIGCMLWTRDLIDLRKFSSGGVDVYVRLAYSDLDKKEEVLKVIVIVTVVIGMVLVMALCTLFLCQWRAKRKENLVDNMNQDKLQELPIFSLEELASATNNFHQSNKLGQGGFGPVYKGKLLDGQEIAVKRLARSSGQGLEEFMNEVVVISKLQHRNLVRLLGGCVEGEEKLLVYEYMPNKSLDAFLFDPIKQELVDWKKRFNIIEGVGRGLLYLHRDSRLKIIHRDLKASNILLDEELNPKISDFGMARIFGGNEDQANTERIVGTYGYMSPEYAMEGRFSEKSDVFSFGVLLLEIVSGRKNTHFYHDEGTVSLVGLAWKMWNIDNLAALVDPKISRSSFEKEILRCIHVGLLCVQEFAKDRPTVSIVISMLKSEIVDLPYPRQPGFTVNQITSESESSYPNQKVCSINNVTVSMVLGR; this is translated from the exons ATGGGACTTGTTCGAAGTATGATAAACTTGTCATATTTCCTTGTCTTCCTATCTTCCTTTTGTTTAGAGTTCGGCCATGCCACGGACACCATCACAGCACTTAACTTTATTAAAGATTCTGAAACCATAATCTCCAATGGCGGTAGGTTCGTATTGGGATTTTTTAGCCCTACGAATTCTACTTATCGCTATGTTGGGATATGGTATCGTAGAGATTCCACGACTCGTGCCATATGGGTTGCTAACAGGAACAAGCCCCTCAAGACCACCTCCGGGTTTCTTACTATAGCCGAAGATGGCAATCTAGTCGTATTGGATGGAGAAAAGACGATTTTGTGGTCATCAAATGTAACAAGTTCTGTTTCCAATATGAGCGCACGACTTCTAGATACCGGGAACCTTGTCTTACAAGAAAACAACACTGGGTTGATCACATGGGAGAGTTTCCAACATCCTTCTGATTCGTGGTTGGCAGAGATGAAAGCGGGTACTAATGCAACAACGGGCAAGAACGTTCGGCTCACATCATGGAAGAGTCCGTCAGATCCAGCCGTTGGAACCTTTTCTGCTGGTACTTACTCTTTTGATCTTCCTGAGGCGTATATTTGGAATGGTAGCAGCCCTCATTGGCGCAGTGGTCCGTGGAATGGTATGGTCTTTATTGGAATACCAACCATGAATGGTGGATATCTCGATGGAATTAATCTTGTAGAGGACAAAGAGGGATCATTCTATtttgcttttgattttttaaacaaGTCCGCACAATTCCATTACGTCTTGAGTGCAGAAGGAAACGTATTGAAAGCTTTTTCTATTAATGGGAATTATTGGGTGGTCATGTGGTCGTCTTTAATGTCTGAGTGCGACGTTTACGGCAAGTGTGGGGCATATGGACATTGTAACCCAGAAGATAAACCGATCTGCAGCTGCTTAGAGGGGTTTGAACCAAAGAATATAGAAGAATGGAATAGAGAAGATTGGACTAGTGGATGTGTGAGGAGGACACCCTTGCAGTGTATGAGACTGAGCACAGGTGGTAAAGACGGCAAAAAAGATGGGTTTCTggaggtgaagatgatgaaaacGCCAAGTTTGGCAAATTTGTCATCTGTTTTGGAGGATAGCTGCAGATATCGGTGCTTGGAAGACTGTTCATGTACAGCTTATGCATACGTAGCAGGCATTGGGTGTATGTTATGGACCAGAGACTTGATAGACTTGCGGAAATTTTCCAGCGGCGGAGTAGATGTTTATGTTCGTTTGGCCTATTCAGATCTCG ATAAAAAGGAAGAAGTACTGAAAGTAATCGTGATAGTCACTGTGGTCATAGGAATGGTACTCGTCATGGCCCTGTGCACTTTATTCTTATGCCAGTGGAGGGCTAAACGTAAAG AAAATCTTGTAGACAACATGAACCAAGATAAACTCCAAGAGCTACCAATATTCAGTCTTGAGGAACTAGCAAGTGCAACGAACAACTTCCACCAATCTAACAAGCTTGGACAAGGTGGATTTGGTCCCGTATACAAG GGAAAATTGTTAGATGGACAAGAAATTGCCGTAAAACGACTTGCAAGATCTTCAGGGCAAGGGCTAGAAGAATTTATGAATGAAGTCGTAGTGATTTCTAAACTACAACACCGAAATCTTGTTAGACTCCTTGGTGGGTGtgttgaaggagaagaaaagttGCTAGTCTATGAATACATGCCAAACAAAAGTTTGGATGCATTTCTTTTTG ATCCAATCAAACAAGAACTGGTAGATTGGAAAAAACGTTTCAACATTATTGAAGGAGTTGGTCGTGGTCTACTCTACCTTCATAGGGATTcaagattaaaaattattcatagGGATCTAAAAGCAAGTAACATATTGTTGGATGAAGAgttaaatccaaaaatatcagACTTTGGAATGGCCAGGATTTTTGGAGGCAATGAAGACCAAGCCAATACTGAAAGGATTGTGGGAACATA TGGCTACATGTCTCCTGAATATGCAATGGAGGGGCGATTTTCAGAAAAATCGGATGTCTTCAGCTTCGGAGTGTTGTTGCTAGAGATAGTAAGCGGAAGGAAAAATACTCATTTCTATCATGACGAGGGGACCGTGAGTCTTGTAGGACTT GCATGGAAAATGTGGAACATTGACAACTTGGCAGCATTAGTAGACCCCAAAATATCAAGATCTAGCTTTGAAAAGGAAATCTTGAGATGCATACATGTCGGGCTGTTGTGTGTACAAGAATTCGCTAAAGATAGACCAACCGTATCTATTGTTATTTCTATGTTAAAAAGTGAGATTGTTGATCTACCTTACCCAAGGCAGCCAGGATTCACTGTAAATCAGATTACCTCAGAAAGTGAATCCTCTTACCCCAATCAAAAGGTTTGCTCTATCAACAATGTCACTGTTTCAATGGTTCTTGGTAGATGA
- the LOC108991093 gene encoding G-type lectin S-receptor-like serine/threonine-protein kinase At1g11330 isoform X2, whose amino-acid sequence MGLVRSMINLSYFLVFLSSFCLEFGHATDTITALNFIKDSETIISNGGRFVLGFFSPTNSTYRYVGIWYRRDSTTRAIWVANRNKPLKTTSGFLTIAEDGNLVVLDGEKTILWSSNVTSSVSNMSARLLDTGNLVLQENNTGLITWESFQHPSDSWLAEMKAGTNATTGKNVRLTSWKSPSDPAVGTFSAGTYSFDLPEAYIWNGSSPHWRSGPWNGMVFIGIPTMNGGYLDGINLVEDKEGSFYFAFDFLNKSAQFHYVLSAEGNVLKAFSINGNYWVVMWSSLMSECDVYGKCGAYGHCNPEDKPICSCLEGFEPKNIEEWNREDWTSGCVRRTPLQCMRLSTGGKDGKKDGFLEVKMMKTPSLANLSSVLEDSCRYRCLEDCSCTAYAYVAGIGCMLWTRDLIDLRKFSSGGVDVYVRLAYSDLDKKEEVLKVIVIVTVVIGMVLVMALCTLFLCQWRAKRKDNMNQDKLQELPIFSLEELASATNNFHQSNKLGQGGFGPVYKGKLLDGQEIAVKRLARSSGQGLEEFMNEVVVISKLQHRNLVRLLGGCVEGEEKLLVYEYMPNKSLDAFLFDPIKQELVDWKKRFNIIEGVGRGLLYLHRDSRLKIIHRDLKASNILLDEELNPKISDFGMARIFGGNEDQANTERIVGTYGYMSPEYAMEGRFSEKSDVFSFGVLLLEIVSGRKNTHFYHDEGTVSLVGLAWKMWNIDNLAALVDPKISRSSFEKEILRCIHVGLLCVQEFAKDRPTVSIVISMLKSEIVDLPYPRQPGFTVNQITSESESSYPNQKVCSINNVTVSMVLGR is encoded by the exons ATGGGACTTGTTCGAAGTATGATAAACTTGTCATATTTCCTTGTCTTCCTATCTTCCTTTTGTTTAGAGTTCGGCCATGCCACGGACACCATCACAGCACTTAACTTTATTAAAGATTCTGAAACCATAATCTCCAATGGCGGTAGGTTCGTATTGGGATTTTTTAGCCCTACGAATTCTACTTATCGCTATGTTGGGATATGGTATCGTAGAGATTCCACGACTCGTGCCATATGGGTTGCTAACAGGAACAAGCCCCTCAAGACCACCTCCGGGTTTCTTACTATAGCCGAAGATGGCAATCTAGTCGTATTGGATGGAGAAAAGACGATTTTGTGGTCATCAAATGTAACAAGTTCTGTTTCCAATATGAGCGCACGACTTCTAGATACCGGGAACCTTGTCTTACAAGAAAACAACACTGGGTTGATCACATGGGAGAGTTTCCAACATCCTTCTGATTCGTGGTTGGCAGAGATGAAAGCGGGTACTAATGCAACAACGGGCAAGAACGTTCGGCTCACATCATGGAAGAGTCCGTCAGATCCAGCCGTTGGAACCTTTTCTGCTGGTACTTACTCTTTTGATCTTCCTGAGGCGTATATTTGGAATGGTAGCAGCCCTCATTGGCGCAGTGGTCCGTGGAATGGTATGGTCTTTATTGGAATACCAACCATGAATGGTGGATATCTCGATGGAATTAATCTTGTAGAGGACAAAGAGGGATCATTCTATtttgcttttgattttttaaacaaGTCCGCACAATTCCATTACGTCTTGAGTGCAGAAGGAAACGTATTGAAAGCTTTTTCTATTAATGGGAATTATTGGGTGGTCATGTGGTCGTCTTTAATGTCTGAGTGCGACGTTTACGGCAAGTGTGGGGCATATGGACATTGTAACCCAGAAGATAAACCGATCTGCAGCTGCTTAGAGGGGTTTGAACCAAAGAATATAGAAGAATGGAATAGAGAAGATTGGACTAGTGGATGTGTGAGGAGGACACCCTTGCAGTGTATGAGACTGAGCACAGGTGGTAAAGACGGCAAAAAAGATGGGTTTCTggaggtgaagatgatgaaaacGCCAAGTTTGGCAAATTTGTCATCTGTTTTGGAGGATAGCTGCAGATATCGGTGCTTGGAAGACTGTTCATGTACAGCTTATGCATACGTAGCAGGCATTGGGTGTATGTTATGGACCAGAGACTTGATAGACTTGCGGAAATTTTCCAGCGGCGGAGTAGATGTTTATGTTCGTTTGGCCTATTCAGATCTCG ATAAAAAGGAAGAAGTACTGAAAGTAATCGTGATAGTCACTGTGGTCATAGGAATGGTACTCGTCATGGCCCTGTGCACTTTATTCTTATGCCAGTGGAGGGCTAAACGTAAAG ACAACATGAACCAAGATAAACTCCAAGAGCTACCAATATTCAGTCTTGAGGAACTAGCAAGTGCAACGAACAACTTCCACCAATCTAACAAGCTTGGACAAGGTGGATTTGGTCCCGTATACAAG GGAAAATTGTTAGATGGACAAGAAATTGCCGTAAAACGACTTGCAAGATCTTCAGGGCAAGGGCTAGAAGAATTTATGAATGAAGTCGTAGTGATTTCTAAACTACAACACCGAAATCTTGTTAGACTCCTTGGTGGGTGtgttgaaggagaagaaaagttGCTAGTCTATGAATACATGCCAAACAAAAGTTTGGATGCATTTCTTTTTG ATCCAATCAAACAAGAACTGGTAGATTGGAAAAAACGTTTCAACATTATTGAAGGAGTTGGTCGTGGTCTACTCTACCTTCATAGGGATTcaagattaaaaattattcatagGGATCTAAAAGCAAGTAACATATTGTTGGATGAAGAgttaaatccaaaaatatcagACTTTGGAATGGCCAGGATTTTTGGAGGCAATGAAGACCAAGCCAATACTGAAAGGATTGTGGGAACATA TGGCTACATGTCTCCTGAATATGCAATGGAGGGGCGATTTTCAGAAAAATCGGATGTCTTCAGCTTCGGAGTGTTGTTGCTAGAGATAGTAAGCGGAAGGAAAAATACTCATTTCTATCATGACGAGGGGACCGTGAGTCTTGTAGGACTT GCATGGAAAATGTGGAACATTGACAACTTGGCAGCATTAGTAGACCCCAAAATATCAAGATCTAGCTTTGAAAAGGAAATCTTGAGATGCATACATGTCGGGCTGTTGTGTGTACAAGAATTCGCTAAAGATAGACCAACCGTATCTATTGTTATTTCTATGTTAAAAAGTGAGATTGTTGATCTACCTTACCCAAGGCAGCCAGGATTCACTGTAAATCAGATTACCTCAGAAAGTGAATCCTCTTACCCCAATCAAAAGGTTTGCTCTATCAACAATGTCACTGTTTCAATGGTTCTTGGTAGATGA